From one Natrinema saccharevitans genomic stretch:
- a CDS encoding TIGR04024 family LLM class F420-dependent oxidoreductase has product MTDRDVFLPVGAQPTLEDLVEQAVTAEELGYDRAWFPETWGRDAVTAMATAAERTDEIGIGTSIANIYSRSPALLGQTAATLQEATDGRFRLGVGPSGPIVIENWHGMEFGNPLRRTRETVEIVKRVLSGDPVSYDGEYFDLEGFRLRCDVPEPAPPVDASGLGPKAVELAGRFADGWHAVSYTRDGLTERLADLRRGAELGDRDPNDLRVTVSVSCCALEDGERARELVAQHTAFYIGGMGTFYRDNLARQGYETVANEIYERWQDGEKERATAIVREELRDQMGAAGTSDEAREQLRQYLDLDGLDAVNVSFPRGAGPEEVHETMTALAP; this is encoded by the coding sequence ATGACCGATAGGGACGTCTTTCTGCCGGTCGGCGCACAGCCCACGCTCGAGGATCTCGTCGAACAAGCGGTCACGGCGGAGGAGTTGGGGTACGACCGCGCTTGGTTCCCGGAAACGTGGGGACGCGACGCCGTCACGGCGATGGCCACGGCCGCGGAACGGACCGACGAAATCGGAATCGGAACGAGTATCGCCAACATCTACTCGCGGTCGCCGGCGCTGCTCGGCCAGACGGCCGCGACGCTACAGGAGGCCACCGACGGCCGGTTCCGTCTCGGCGTCGGTCCCAGCGGCCCGATCGTCATCGAAAACTGGCACGGAATGGAGTTCGGCAATCCGCTCCGCCGGACTCGAGAGACGGTCGAGATCGTCAAACGAGTCCTCTCCGGGGATCCCGTCTCCTACGACGGCGAGTACTTCGACCTCGAGGGGTTCCGGCTCCGCTGTGATGTGCCCGAGCCCGCGCCACCGGTCGACGCGTCGGGCCTCGGTCCGAAAGCCGTCGAACTCGCCGGCCGCTTCGCCGACGGTTGGCACGCCGTCTCCTACACCAGAGACGGCCTCACCGAGCGCCTCGCGGATCTTCGACGGGGCGCCGAACTCGGCGACAGAGATCCGAACGACCTCCGCGTGACGGTTTCGGTGAGCTGTTGTGCCCTCGAGGACGGCGAACGCGCTCGCGAACTCGTCGCTCAACACACCGCCTTCTACATCGGCGGCATGGGGACGTTCTATCGCGATAACCTCGCCCGACAGGGATACGAGACGGTCGCTAACGAGATCTACGAGCGGTGGCAGGACGGCGAGAAAGAACGCGCCACGGCGATCGTCCGAGAAGAACTGCGCGACCAGATGGGGGCCGCGGGAACGTCCGACGAGGCTCGCGAGCAGTTGCGGCAGTACCTCGATCTCGACGGGCTGGACGCCGTCAACGTCTCGTTCCCTCGCGGCGCAGGACCCGAGGAAGTCCACGAAACGATGACTGCATTAGCCCCGTAA